From Aquabacter sp. L1I39, the proteins below share one genomic window:
- a CDS encoding ABC transporter ATP-binding protein — protein sequence MLTLDHVTVSFGAVPVLRNVTFAMKEGETVAFIGRNGAGKTTTLRTMMGFTQNGGRITFDGHDLAAVPAHKRPGLGIGYAPEDRRLFSRFTVEENILLPAQVAKLDAAETKRRLDRVYDILPELKEMARRPAGSVSGGQGKMVALGRALMLATRLVLLDEPFQGLAPVLANRYAEALRRLRDADSSLTLIITESNPHLLRSFAERTITIERGEIAQDVANEGLAA from the coding sequence ATGCTGACCCTCGATCACGTCACGGTCTCGTTCGGCGCCGTCCCGGTGCTGCGCAATGTCACCTTCGCGATGAAGGAGGGCGAGACGGTCGCCTTTATCGGCCGCAACGGCGCCGGCAAGACCACCACTTTGCGCACCATGATGGGCTTCACCCAGAATGGCGGGCGCATCACCTTCGACGGCCATGACCTGGCCGCCGTGCCCGCCCACAAGCGGCCGGGGCTCGGCATCGGCTATGCGCCGGAGGATCGGCGCCTCTTCTCCCGTTTCACGGTGGAAGAGAACATCCTCCTGCCGGCCCAGGTGGCCAAGCTCGACGCCGCCGAGACGAAGCGTCGCCTCGACCGGGTCTATGACATCCTGCCTGAGCTGAAGGAGATGGCGCGGCGCCCTGCCGGCTCCGTCTCCGGCGGACAGGGCAAGATGGTGGCGCTCGGCCGCGCGCTGATGCTGGCCACCCGCCTCGTCCTACTGGACGAGCCCTTCCAAGGCCTCGCGCCGGTTCTGGCCAACCGCTATGCCGAGGCGCTGCGGCGCCTTCGGGACGCGGATTCCAGCCTCACCCTCATCATCACCGAATCCAACCCCCACCTCCTGCGCTCCTTCGCCGAACGCACCATCACCATCGAGCGCGGAGAGATCGCGCAGGACGTGGCAAACGAAGGACTGGCCGCATGA